The Carassius auratus strain Wakin chromosome 27, ASM336829v1, whole genome shotgun sequence genome includes a region encoding these proteins:
- the LOC113045574 gene encoding cadherin-7-like has translation MNFTLRDNKDNTASILTKRGGFQRRDQSMYRLPVLIMDSGTPALSSTNTLSIRVCDCDPDGTPQSCGTEAFTLSAGLSTGALVAILACIITLLVLVLLIVTMRRRKKEPLILDEDRDVRENIVRYDDEGGGEEDTEAFDMVALRNLNVVRDSKARRDVTPEVPTLYCSRPPPYKITPDNGIFREFIWDRLKDADVDPSAPPYDSLQTYAFEGSGSVAESLSSLDSLSTDSEQNYDYLSDWGPRFRKLADLYGHGDSSNIFSS, from the exons ATGAACTTCACCCTCCGAGACAATAAAG ACAATACGGCTTCTATTCTAACTAAGAGGGGTGGTTTTCAGAGGAGGGATCAGTCTATGTATCGACTGCCGGTGTTGATAATGGACAGCGGGACCCCTGCTCTCAGCAGCACTAACACGCTGTCTATTAGAGTGTGTGACTGTGATCCTGATGGGACGCCCCAGTCTTGTGGCACAGAGGCCTTCACGCTTTCAGCTGGACTCAGCACTGGAGCTCTCGTCGCCATCCTGGCCTGCATCATCACTTTACTTG TGCTGGTGCTGCTGATTGTGAcaatgaggaggaggaagaaggagcCTCTGATCTTGGACGAAGACCGGGACGTGCGGGAGAATATTGTGCGCTACGACGACGAAGGTGGAGGTGAGGAAGACACTGAGGCATTTGATATGGTGGCCTTGCGAAACCTTAATGTAGTGAGAGACAGCAAAGCCCGCCGAGACGTCACTCCAGAGGTGCCCACTCTTTATTGCTCCCGCCCTCCACCTTATAAAATCACCCCAGACAACGGGATCTTCAGGGAGTTTATATGGGACCGCCTGAAAGACGCCGACGTTGATCCTTCCGCACCTCCTTACGACTCCCTGCAGACATATGCTTTCGAGGGCAGTGGCTCAGTGGCCGAATCCCTTAGCTCCCTAGACTCCCTCAGCACAGACTCAGAGCAGAACTATGACTATCTGAGCGACTGGGGACCTCGCTTCAGGAAGCTAGCCGACCTGTACGGCCACGGCGACAGCAGCAATATATTCTCCTCCTAG